A single genomic interval of Spirosoma linguale DSM 74 harbors:
- a CDS encoding membrane protein insertase, YidC/Oxa1 family (TIGRFAM: membrane protein insertase, YidC/Oxa1 family; membrane protein insertase, YidC/Oxa1 family domain containing~PFAM: 60 kDa inner membrane insertion protein~KEGG: gbm:Gbem_4059 60 kDa inner membrane insertion protein): MDRNQLIGIVLILAMLVGYQLLVPKPAPEKQAAQQTQPTKPTTASGVAATDTGAANSAQQTPDSAALTAKFGDFATVATGQARDIVVENNDIKVTFTTQGGRVKEVVLKKYKTFDQKPLVLIDEKSSQTLLELPTNQGKVDLHKLYYQTTAQGGTVSGQAQQLVFRAEVAPGQSVEQVYTIPAEGYVLDYDLKLNGLSNAIGTGDIRFFWQDKMRQYENDLSNNRRAATINYLTADEDFEKLTEGESNQEATVEEPVQWFTIKHKYFLSGFVARNSPLTKANFKALVNPADSSVVKTAIADVTLPIADVKAGKGQYKLFYGPNDFQLLGSVAPEFDQNVYLGYSILKPINKYFFVPVFNFLEKFIANYGLLIIALVVFVKLILTPLTYKSYISMAKMRVLQPELNEMKERVGDDMAKQQSEQMKLYQEVGVSPLSGCVPVLATMPILFSLFMLFPNLIELRQKSFLWANDLSTYDAFITFPTLPFIGSHLSLFTVLMTISSIAYAYYNNQTTPTQPGPVNMKAMSYVFPLMFMFVLNSYPAGLTFYYFVSNVVTIAQQQLIRRFVDEDKIKAVLDENRRKNAAGEGKKPGGFQALLQKQLAAAEEARKQADEAQRRAKSKK, encoded by the coding sequence ATGGATCGTAATCAACTTATTGGCATTGTCCTGATTCTGGCGATGCTGGTCGGATACCAGCTGCTGGTACCGAAACCTGCGCCCGAAAAACAGGCTGCTCAACAAACACAACCAACAAAACCCACCACTGCCTCCGGGGTTGCTGCTACGGATACAGGTGCAGCCAATAGCGCTCAACAAACTCCTGACTCGGCTGCCTTAACGGCTAAATTTGGTGATTTCGCAACGGTTGCCACCGGCCAGGCCCGTGATATTGTCGTTGAAAATAACGATATCAAAGTAACCTTTACTACGCAGGGCGGTCGGGTGAAGGAGGTTGTCCTGAAGAAGTACAAAACTTTTGATCAGAAGCCACTCGTTCTGATTGACGAGAAAAGCAGTCAAACCCTTCTTGAACTCCCTACAAATCAGGGTAAGGTTGATTTACACAAGCTATACTATCAGACAACAGCGCAAGGTGGTACGGTTAGTGGTCAGGCGCAGCAGCTTGTTTTTCGGGCAGAAGTAGCGCCGGGGCAGTCTGTTGAACAGGTGTACACGATTCCGGCCGAGGGGTATGTACTCGACTATGACCTTAAACTGAACGGTCTGTCAAATGCGATCGGTACTGGCGATATCCGGTTCTTCTGGCAGGATAAAATGCGGCAGTATGAAAATGACCTGTCCAACAACCGCCGGGCTGCTACCATCAATTACCTGACGGCCGACGAAGATTTCGAGAAATTAACCGAAGGCGAAAGTAACCAGGAAGCAACTGTTGAAGAACCCGTGCAGTGGTTTACCATCAAGCATAAATACTTTCTGTCGGGTTTTGTTGCCAGAAACAGCCCGCTGACTAAGGCAAATTTTAAAGCACTGGTCAATCCGGCCGACAGTAGCGTCGTAAAAACAGCCATTGCCGATGTAACCCTGCCCATTGCCGATGTAAAAGCCGGAAAAGGACAGTATAAACTCTTCTACGGACCCAATGATTTTCAGTTGCTGGGAAGTGTAGCCCCCGAATTTGATCAGAATGTATACCTTGGGTACTCCATCCTGAAGCCAATCAACAAGTACTTCTTCGTGCCAGTATTCAATTTCCTGGAGAAGTTCATTGCCAACTATGGCTTACTAATTATTGCGCTGGTGGTGTTTGTGAAATTAATTCTAACACCGTTAACCTACAAGTCATACATCAGTATGGCCAAAATGCGGGTTCTTCAGCCGGAATTGAACGAGATGAAGGAGCGGGTTGGTGACGACATGGCGAAGCAACAGTCTGAGCAAATGAAATTGTATCAGGAAGTGGGCGTTAGTCCGCTGAGTGGCTGCGTTCCGGTACTGGCTACCATGCCGATTCTGTTCTCGCTGTTCATGCTCTTCCCGAATTTGATCGAGCTGCGCCAGAAATCGTTCCTGTGGGCCAATGACCTTTCGACCTACGATGCGTTCATTACCTTCCCGACCTTACCCTTTATTGGCAGTCACCTGAGCTTGTTTACGGTACTGATGACGATTTCGTCCATTGCGTACGCGTATTATAATAACCAGACAACACCAACGCAGCCGGGGCCCGTGAACATGAAAGCCATGAGCTATGTATTCCCGCTTATGTTCATGTTCGTTCTGAACTCGTATCCGGCTGGTCTGACGTTTTATTACTTTGTATCGAACGTTGTAACGATTGCTCAGCAACAACTGATCCGCCGGTTTGTTGATGAAGATAAGATCAAAGCTGTTCTGGACGAAAACCGTCGTAAGAACGCAGCCGGAGAAGGCAAGAAGCCCGGCGG
- a CDS encoding CTP synthase (KEGG: sat:SYN_02922 CTP synthetase~TIGRFAM: CTP synthase~PFAM: CTP synthase-like; glutamine amidotransferase class-I) produces the protein MAATGPKSAKYIFVTGGVTSSLGKGIIASSLAKLLQSRGLTVTIQKFDPYINIDPGTLNPYEHGECYVTDDGAETDLDLGHYERFLNRPTSQANNITTGRIYNNVITRERRGDFLGKTVQVVPHITDEIKRNIKLLGETGDYDIVITEIGGCVGDIESLPFVEAVRQLKFELGEKDTLVIHLTLVPYLQSAGELKTKPTQHSVRMLLENGVQPDIIACRTEHPLPQDIRRKIAQFCNVQVSSVIEALDAETIYDVPLLMQKERLDQRALYMLDLYNDKDADLDAWKGFLGRLKNPGDTVRIGLVGKYVELHDAYKSIAEAFIHAGAANECKVQLEWIQSETLVDEHHCAQVLSGLDGVLVAPGFGERGIDGKINAVRFVREKGIPFLGICLGMQMAVIEYARNVMGIPDAHSTEMEPHTPNPVISMMEEQKTITDKGGTMRLGAYACKLKRDSLAHHIYGKMQISERHRHRYEFNSDFQEAFEKAGLRPTGINPDTGLVEIVELKGHPWFVGVQFHPELKSTVMNPHPLFVQFVKAALTYTQKKRTAETTSDVLTARVETADVVD, from the coding sequence ATGGCGGCTACGGGACCAAAATCCGCGAAATATATTTTTGTTACTGGCGGAGTAACTTCATCACTGGGCAAGGGCATCATCGCTTCTTCACTTGCCAAATTGCTTCAATCACGGGGGCTTACGGTTACGATTCAGAAATTCGATCCGTACATCAATATCGACCCCGGTACACTCAATCCTTATGAACATGGCGAATGCTATGTAACAGACGATGGGGCTGAAACAGACCTCGACCTTGGGCATTACGAACGGTTTCTAAACCGGCCAACTTCTCAGGCGAACAACATTACTACGGGACGCATCTATAATAACGTGATCACCCGCGAACGCCGGGGCGATTTTCTGGGTAAAACCGTACAGGTCGTCCCCCACATCACCGACGAGATCAAGCGTAACATCAAGCTCCTTGGCGAAACGGGCGATTACGATATTGTGATCACCGAAATTGGCGGCTGCGTAGGCGACATTGAGTCGCTGCCCTTTGTCGAAGCAGTTCGCCAGCTGAAGTTTGAACTCGGCGAAAAAGACACCCTTGTTATTCACCTCACGCTGGTACCTTATTTGCAATCGGCCGGGGAACTTAAAACGAAACCGACACAGCACTCGGTCCGGATGCTCCTCGAAAACGGCGTTCAGCCGGATATCATCGCCTGCCGTACCGAGCATCCATTGCCGCAGGACATCCGTCGCAAAATCGCTCAGTTCTGCAATGTTCAGGTGAGTTCAGTAATCGAGGCCCTGGATGCAGAAACGATTTATGACGTCCCCCTGCTGATGCAAAAGGAACGGCTCGATCAGCGGGCGCTCTACATGCTTGATCTTTATAACGACAAAGATGCTGATCTGGATGCCTGGAAGGGCTTTTTAGGACGGTTGAAGAATCCGGGCGATACCGTTCGTATCGGCCTTGTCGGGAAATACGTTGAACTGCACGACGCCTATAAGTCCATTGCCGAAGCCTTTATTCATGCGGGGGCTGCCAACGAATGTAAAGTTCAGCTGGAGTGGATTCAATCCGAAACGCTGGTGGATGAGCATCATTGTGCTCAGGTACTTAGTGGACTCGATGGTGTACTGGTAGCGCCGGGCTTTGGCGAGCGGGGTATTGATGGAAAAATCAACGCCGTTCGTTTTGTTCGGGAGAAAGGCATTCCCTTCCTGGGAATTTGCCTCGGTATGCAGATGGCCGTGATCGAGTATGCCCGTAATGTGATGGGCATTCCGGATGCTCATTCTACGGAGATGGAGCCGCATACACCAAATCCGGTTATCAGCATGATGGAGGAGCAGAAAACCATTACGGATAAAGGAGGTACGATGCGTCTGGGGGCCTATGCCTGTAAACTCAAGCGGGATTCATTAGCCCATCATATTTATGGGAAAATGCAGATCAGCGAACGCCACCGCCACCGTTACGAATTCAATAGTGATTTTCAGGAAGCTTTCGAAAAAGCGGGACTTCGCCCAACAGGTATCAATCCGGATACCGGCCTGGTCGAAATCGTTGAATTAAAAGGACATCCCTGGTTTGTGGGCGTTCAGTTTCACCCGGAGCTGAAAAGTACTGTGATGAATCCCCATCCGCTGTTTGTTCAGTTTGTAAAAGCTGCGCTTACGTATACTCAGAAGAAACGCACCGCAGAAACTACATCCGATGTATTGACCGCCCGTGTAGAAACCGCCGATGTGGTTGATTAA
- a CDS encoding hypothetical protein (KEGG: swd:Swoo_0368 hypothetical protein) gives MKRRDSLKALSLTGFGLAVNPVEAAVPAPPDVKPLKIPGGRQKFEAERDARLNAEKFFTPHELQTVTVLSDIIIPADDRSGSASQAGVPAFIEFMMKDQPKNQTPMRGGIKWLDNTCTKRYGKPFVLCTKAQQIDMVEQIAYPGKAKPDMTQGASFFSFMRNLTATGFYTSQMGIKDIGYVGNVPNQWDGVPEDVLKQYGLAYEERELTQGK, from the coding sequence ATGAAACGCAGAGATTCCCTTAAAGCCCTGTCGCTCACGGGTTTTGGCCTGGCTGTCAATCCCGTTGAAGCGGCCGTTCCCGCGCCACCAGACGTTAAGCCGCTGAAAATTCCCGGTGGCCGACAGAAGTTCGAAGCCGAACGGGACGCACGACTGAACGCCGAGAAATTCTTTACCCCACACGAACTGCAAACGGTAACGGTACTGTCCGATATCATTATACCGGCTGATGATCGGTCGGGCAGTGCGTCGCAGGCGGGTGTTCCGGCCTTCATCGAATTCATGATGAAAGACCAGCCCAAAAACCAGACGCCTATGCGGGGTGGCATCAAGTGGCTGGACAACACCTGTACCAAGCGATACGGCAAACCCTTCGTTCTGTGCACAAAAGCACAACAGATTGACATGGTAGAGCAGATCGCTTATCCGGGAAAAGCAAAGCCTGATATGACACAGGGAGCCTCTTTTTTCAGCTTCATGCGTAACCTCACGGCTACCGGTTTTTACACCAGTCAGATGGGAATTAAAGACATTGGCTATGTGGGTAACGTGCCGAACCAGTGGGATGGCGTTCCGGAGGATGTCCTGAAGCAGTACGGACTCGCCTACGAGGAGCGAGAACTGACACAAGGTAAGTAA
- a CDS encoding glucose-methanol-choline oxidoreductase (PFAM: glucose-methanol-choline oxidoreductase~KEGG: swd:Swoo_0367 glucose-methanol-choline oxidoreductase) — protein sequence MDPFQIQKAPVQYDVAIVGSGAGGGMAAYMLAKAGAKVVLLEAGGYFDPADPKYITQLKWPWESPRRGAGTTRAFGDFDAAWGGWDIEGEPYTNAKGSDFQWFRSRMLGGRTNHWGRISLRFAPDDFRRKSMTGVGEDWPIGYDDIKPFYDRIDRMIGVFGSVENMPSEPDGIFLPAPKPRLHELMIRKGARSIGIPVIPSRLSILTKPVNNERGSCFYCSQCGRGCQAYADFSSSSVLVKPAMKTGNVTLINGAMVREVITDPATGLCTGVSYVDTQTLQEVTVKAKSVVLAASAGETARLLLNSKSSRFPTGLANSSNVVGKYINDSTGASRSAFVPALMDRKRYNEDGVGGMHVFTPWWLDNKKLDFPRGYHIEYWGGMGMPAYGFGWGIEAMNGMIPGRDGKMHPGGGYGASLKDDYRRFYGAYVGMAGRGEPVPLESNYCEIDPNVVDKYGIPVLRFNYKWSDYEVKQAKHMQETFEEIIHSMGGIALGDKPNAANNYGLAAPGQIIHEVGTARMGNDPKNSVLNKYQQAHDVKNLFVVDAAPFPSQGDKNVTWTILASSMRTSEYLIDQVKQKNI from the coding sequence ATGGATCCATTTCAGATTCAAAAAGCGCCCGTCCAATACGACGTAGCAATTGTCGGCTCAGGGGCCGGAGGAGGCATGGCGGCTTATATGCTGGCGAAAGCCGGTGCCAAAGTCGTGCTGCTGGAAGCCGGTGGCTATTTTGACCCGGCCGATCCAAAATACATTACCCAACTTAAATGGCCCTGGGAGTCGCCCCGACGCGGAGCGGGTACAACCCGTGCCTTTGGCGATTTCGATGCGGCCTGGGGAGGATGGGATATTGAGGGTGAACCCTACACGAATGCCAAAGGGTCCGATTTCCAATGGTTCCGGTCACGGATGCTGGGTGGTCGTACAAATCACTGGGGACGCATCTCGCTTCGGTTTGCTCCAGATGACTTCCGGCGTAAAAGCATGACCGGCGTTGGCGAAGACTGGCCTATTGGGTATGACGACATCAAACCATTTTACGACCGGATCGACCGCATGATCGGCGTTTTCGGTTCGGTAGAGAATATGCCTTCTGAACCGGATGGTATTTTCCTGCCCGCGCCCAAGCCCCGGCTGCACGAACTAATGATCAGGAAAGGAGCCCGCAGCATCGGCATTCCGGTTATCCCATCCCGTTTGTCTATCCTGACCAAACCGGTTAACAATGAGCGGGGCTCCTGCTTTTACTGTAGCCAGTGTGGCCGCGGTTGCCAGGCGTATGCCGACTTCTCGTCGTCGTCGGTTCTGGTGAAGCCAGCCATGAAAACCGGGAACGTCACCCTTATCAATGGTGCCATGGTTCGGGAAGTCATTACCGATCCGGCTACCGGCCTGTGTACGGGTGTTAGTTATGTCGACACGCAGACTTTGCAGGAGGTTACGGTAAAGGCAAAGTCGGTTGTATTGGCCGCCAGTGCTGGTGAAACCGCCCGGTTGTTGCTCAACTCCAAATCGAGTCGGTTCCCGACCGGCCTGGCCAACTCCAGTAACGTAGTCGGTAAATACATCAACGACTCTACGGGCGCCAGCCGTTCGGCGTTTGTACCGGCCCTTATGGATCGTAAACGGTACAACGAGGACGGCGTGGGCGGCATGCACGTCTTTACGCCCTGGTGGCTCGACAACAAGAAGCTTGACTTCCCGCGTGGGTACCACATCGAATACTGGGGTGGCATGGGCATGCCTGCTTACGGATTTGGTTGGGGTATCGAAGCGATGAACGGCATGATTCCTGGTCGTGACGGGAAAATGCATCCCGGTGGCGGATACGGAGCCAGCCTGAAAGACGATTACCGCCGGTTCTACGGCGCGTATGTCGGTATGGCCGGGCGGGGTGAACCGGTGCCGCTGGAAAGCAACTATTGCGAAATCGACCCGAATGTGGTTGATAAATACGGTATTCCTGTTCTGCGGTTCAACTACAAATGGTCGGATTATGAAGTGAAGCAGGCGAAGCATATGCAGGAAACCTTCGAAGAGATTATCCACTCAATGGGCGGAATTGCTCTGGGCGACAAACCAAATGCCGCCAATAACTACGGCTTGGCCGCGCCGGGTCAGATCATCCACGAAGTGGGTACCGCCCGGATGGGGAACGATCCGAAAAATTCGGTGCTGAACAAATATCAGCAGGCCCACGATGTGAAGAACCTGTTTGTTGTGGATGCGGCTCCCTTCCCGTCGCAGGGTGACAAAAACGTTACCTGGACCATCCTGGCCAGCTCCATGCGTACCAGTGAGTATTTAATCGATCAGGTAAAACAGAAAAACATATAA
- a CDS encoding tetraacyldisaccharide 4'-kinase (KEGG: hypothetical protein~TIGRFAM: tetraacyldisaccharide 4'-kinase~PFAM: Tetraacyldisaccharide-1-P 4'-kinase): MKRCIYKWLLLPFSGLYGLLMDLRNWLFNSQLLKSYQPSIYTISIGNLTVGGTGKTPMVEFLIKRSIDQSSYLAGATATLSRGYGRETTGFRLVSDLDTASTVGDEPLQMYRKFGAYIRVSVGERRAPALQSLMHLYPDIKEVLLDDAFQHRAVQPHLSILLMDYNRPFYQDYPFPAGRLRERRHGARRADAIVVTKCPNDLSTVEQQRIEAEIRPYTSAETPVFFAGLHYGQPVSFASKKVVTDDVQQVVLVSGLANPLPLEQYVSDAFTLRQHIRFADHHAYQRTDLDAILAKLPSGAVVLTTEKDWVKLDALLTAEERDTLPLFYLPVAMQFLDRYEAVFSRFVTTARLKNR; the protein is encoded by the coding sequence ATGAAGCGGTGTATCTATAAATGGCTACTCTTGCCATTCAGTGGACTTTATGGGTTACTAATGGATCTGCGTAATTGGTTATTTAACAGCCAGTTATTAAAATCATACCAACCTTCAATTTATACGATCAGTATTGGTAATTTGACTGTCGGCGGGACAGGAAAGACACCTATGGTTGAATTTTTGATTAAACGGTCAATCGATCAGAGCTCCTATTTGGCTGGCGCAACGGCAACGCTGAGCCGGGGCTATGGTCGGGAAACGACGGGCTTCCGGCTGGTTTCGGATTTGGATACGGCGTCAACTGTTGGTGACGAACCTCTCCAGATGTACCGCAAGTTTGGAGCCTATATTCGGGTAAGCGTTGGCGAGCGTCGGGCCCCCGCTTTACAGTCGTTGATGCACCTTTATCCCGACATTAAGGAAGTTTTACTGGATGATGCGTTTCAGCACCGGGCCGTTCAGCCGCACCTGTCTATTTTGTTGATGGATTACAACCGGCCATTTTATCAGGACTATCCATTTCCCGCCGGGCGGCTGCGGGAACGGCGGCATGGGGCCCGTCGGGCAGATGCGATTGTCGTGACCAAGTGCCCGAATGATTTAAGTACTGTCGAACAACAGCGGATCGAAGCCGAAATTCGTCCCTACACGAGTGCTGAAACGCCGGTTTTCTTTGCCGGGCTTCACTATGGACAGCCCGTTTCCTTTGCTTCTAAAAAGGTAGTTACAGACGATGTCCAACAAGTAGTTCTGGTGTCAGGCCTGGCCAATCCGTTGCCGCTGGAGCAGTACGTAAGCGACGCCTTTACATTACGTCAGCACATCCGTTTTGCCGATCATCATGCCTACCAGCGCACCGACCTTGACGCTATACTGGCGAAATTGCCCTCCGGGGCCGTGGTACTGACAACGGAGAAGGATTGGGTGAAACTGGACGCGTTATTAACGGCGGAGGAGCGGGATACGCTACCTTTGTTTTATTTGCCCGTAGCCATGCAGTTCCTGGATAGGTACGAAGCGGTATTTAGCCGGTTTGTAACAACCGCCCGACTTAAAAATCGTTAA
- a CDS encoding Mandelate racemase/muconate lactonizing protein (PFAM: Mandelate racemase/muconate lactonizing protein~KEGG: dps:DP0251 N-acylamino acid racemase (MenC)) encodes MSLKADYLKYTLHFRFEAGTSRGTLTEKTSYIIRLSDDENPTVIGYGECGPLKGLSYDDRPDFEECLRQYCDEFTAMDLQLFSWNVPIILNQVISPQFPSILFGFETAMLDFLMGGKRIIRPSDFISGQRSLPINGLIWMGSQSFMRQQIEEKLLAGYTTLKLKIGAIDFNQECDLLAMIRERFPADQITLRVDANGAFAPEEAMKKLERLAGFDLHSIEQPIRKGQPDLLADLCKHSPLPIALDEELIGQMEYVHKFRLLKKIQPQYIVLKPTLLGGLRHCDEWIELANRLNIGWWLTSALESNIGLNAVAQYTAQFKHLLPQGLGTGQLYHNNVDSPLVVEHGQLRYDLSRSWNLGPLFMDASH; translated from the coding sequence ATGAGTTTAAAAGCCGACTACCTGAAATACACGTTGCATTTTCGCTTCGAAGCGGGTACGTCACGCGGCACCCTAACCGAAAAAACGTCTTATATAATCCGGCTTTCTGACGATGAAAATCCGACCGTTATCGGGTACGGCGAATGCGGTCCGTTAAAAGGCCTCAGCTACGACGACCGCCCCGATTTTGAAGAGTGTCTCCGTCAGTATTGCGATGAGTTTACGGCCATGGACCTTCAGCTGTTCAGCTGGAATGTCCCGATCATTCTCAACCAGGTCATCAGCCCCCAGTTCCCGAGTATTTTATTTGGTTTCGAAACCGCAATGCTCGACTTTCTAATGGGGGGAAAGCGGATCATTCGCCCGTCGGACTTTATCAGTGGTCAGCGCAGCCTCCCCATCAACGGACTCATCTGGATGGGGAGCCAGTCGTTTATGCGCCAGCAGATCGAAGAAAAACTACTGGCGGGCTATACCACCCTGAAATTAAAGATCGGAGCTATCGACTTTAATCAGGAATGCGACCTGCTCGCGATGATTCGGGAGCGTTTCCCCGCCGATCAAATCACTCTGCGGGTCGATGCCAACGGAGCCTTTGCGCCCGAGGAAGCGATGAAAAAACTCGAACGGCTCGCAGGTTTTGACCTCCATTCCATAGAGCAGCCCATTCGAAAAGGACAGCCCGATCTGCTGGCTGACCTGTGTAAACATTCGCCCTTACCCATTGCACTGGATGAAGAGCTGATCGGACAAATGGAGTACGTTCATAAATTCAGGTTACTGAAAAAAATCCAGCCTCAATACATTGTCCTGAAACCTACCCTGCTGGGTGGCCTACGGCATTGCGATGAGTGGATTGAACTGGCTAACCGACTTAACATTGGCTGGTGGCTTACCTCGGCTCTGGAGTCGAATATCGGCCTGAACGCGGTGGCCCAGTATACAGCCCAGTTTAAACACCTGCTTCCTCAGGGGTTAGGCACCGGGCAACTGTATCACAACAATGTCGATAGTCCTCTCGTTGTCGAACATGGGCAGCTACGGTACGACCTTAGCCGAAGCTGGAATTTAGGGCCCCTCTTTATGGATGCCTCTCACTAA
- a CDS encoding transcriptional regulator, XRE family (PFAM: helix-turn-helix domain protein; protein of unknown function DUF955~SMART: helix-turn-helix domain protein~KEGG: pla:Plav_0594 hypothetical protein) — translation MNLPADHIRLLFGLKLRQLRLDKGLSVSELAQKASLSVSYVTEIEKGRKYPKADKISALANAMQVDYDTLVSLKLSKKLEPISDLLRSKFLTEIPLELFGIDPSDLLELLAEAPAKVSAMIRTFMDIALSYNMSVERLYLTMLRSYQEMHDNYFPDIEADADRFLAEFAPAPNQPVTELLLKNLLKTRYNVRLEQFDPLTQPELTALRSVYRPEQQTLHLNAGLTPEQRLFILAREVGFQFMSLKNRPYSYSWVEAESFEQILNNYKASYFAGAILIRRAVLAEKLSALFARDTWNNDDFLQLINEFGATPEQFFYRLSTILPSQFGIDQLFFYRFNHTPGQTTFQLTKEMHLSRQQGPRGIVDEHFCRRWIAWTILQELQFLQQNKGFDGTLCRAQISEYFDSKQQYLIISVAHPFQAIGHQNISLSMCFAINDALRSKMKFLSGSSLTNPASEVSTRVVNEACERCGIFDCRERVAAPAVLQKKRQFAAMKKAMEALR, via the coding sequence TTGAACCTCCCCGCCGATCATATCCGCCTGCTGTTTGGCTTGAAACTGCGCCAGCTTAGACTCGACAAAGGTCTGTCGGTCAGCGAACTGGCCCAAAAAGCGAGCCTGTCTGTTTCCTACGTTACAGAAATTGAAAAGGGGCGTAAATACCCCAAAGCAGACAAGATATCGGCCCTGGCTAACGCCATGCAGGTGGATTATGATACGCTTGTTTCCCTAAAGCTGAGCAAAAAGCTGGAGCCCATCTCAGACCTGCTTCGGTCCAAATTCCTGACTGAAATACCGCTCGAACTCTTTGGTATTGACCCCTCGGATTTGCTGGAACTACTAGCCGAAGCCCCGGCCAAAGTCAGTGCCATGATTCGAACGTTCATGGATATCGCCCTCAGCTACAACATGAGTGTTGAGCGGCTATACCTCACGATGCTGCGGTCTTATCAGGAGATGCACGACAACTATTTCCCGGATATAGAAGCCGATGCTGATCGCTTTTTAGCTGAATTTGCCCCGGCTCCCAATCAGCCAGTTACTGAACTTTTATTAAAAAATCTGCTGAAAACGCGGTATAATGTTCGTCTGGAACAGTTCGACCCGTTAACGCAGCCGGAATTAACAGCGCTGCGGTCTGTGTATCGGCCGGAACAACAGACACTGCACCTCAATGCTGGATTAACGCCGGAACAACGGTTGTTCATTCTGGCACGGGAGGTAGGGTTTCAGTTTATGAGCTTAAAAAATCGGCCCTACAGCTATTCCTGGGTCGAAGCGGAATCGTTCGAGCAGATTCTGAACAACTACAAGGCGTCTTATTTCGCCGGGGCCATTCTGATCCGGCGCGCCGTTCTGGCAGAAAAACTGAGCGCTTTATTTGCCCGGGATACCTGGAATAACGACGACTTCCTGCAACTCATTAATGAGTTTGGTGCCACTCCCGAGCAATTTTTTTACCGGTTGAGCACTATTCTCCCGAGCCAGTTCGGCATTGACCAGCTTTTCTTTTACCGGTTCAATCATACACCGGGTCAAACCACGTTTCAGCTGACCAAGGAGATGCACCTTTCCCGCCAGCAGGGACCACGGGGTATTGTCGACGAACATTTCTGTCGGCGCTGGATTGCCTGGACTATCCTTCAGGAACTCCAGTTTCTGCAACAGAACAAAGGGTTTGACGGCACTCTTTGCCGGGCGCAGATTTCGGAGTATTTTGATTCGAAGCAGCAATACCTGATTATCTCGGTAGCGCATCCTTTCCAGGCTATCGGGCATCAGAATATTAGTCTTTCGATGTGTTTTGCCATCAACGACGCCCTGCGCAGCAAAATGAAATTTCTTTCAGGTTCTTCGCTGACAAACCCGGCCAGTGAAGTATCAACACGGGTCGTCAACGAAGCCTGCGAACGCTGTGGTATATTCGATTGCCGGGAGCGAGTAGCCGCCCCAGCCGTTCTCCAGAAAAAACGGCAGTTTGCAGCTATGAAAAAAGCGATGGAAGCATTACGGTAA